The Vibrio sp. NTOU-M3 genomic sequence AAGGACGACTTTATCGCCAGCTTGGTAGCGAGCATCTTCAGAACTCACCACAGTACCTGCTAGATCGATACCCGGTACCATCGGGAAGTTACGGATGATTTTTCCTTTACCTGTGATAGCAAGGCCATCTTTGTAATTGAGAGATGAATAATCCACATCAATCAACACGTCACCTTCAGGTAATTGCGCTTCTTCGATTTGTTCGATGGTCGCAATGGTACGTTTTTCTTCTTGGTTTAAGATCAGAGCGTTAAACATAACAGGTCTCCGCTGCTGGGCAGCAAACATTTAAAAACTGACAATGAGTGTAGTCTGAAATTGGGTATGACTAAAATGAAACTTTAGCATTATATGTATGCATAAGGTGCATTAACCAGACGATGATTCAATAAAAAAGCCAGTCGGATGACTGGCTTTATCGATTCACGAAAGGAAAAACTTATAAGACGGATTGTCGGTTTCATCCTTGCACTGGTAACCCAGCTCACGTAAGTGCGCGGAAAACTGTGACAGATCCGACTCATCTAACTCAAAACCACACAGTACGCGGCCGTAGTCGGCACCATGATTACGATAGTTAAATAAGCTGATATTCCAGTGTGTGCCAAGTGTGCTAAGGAATTTCACCAGAGCGCCGGGATATTCAGGGAATTCGAAGCTGTATAACCGCTCTTTGAGTGGTTTGGATGGTTTACCACCAATCATGTAACGAATATGAAGTTTTGCCATTTCATCATCGGAGAGGTCGACAACTGGGTAGCCACCTTCACGCAGATCATGAATGATGTTATCCAGCTCTTCTTGACCACCTTGCAGGCGTACACCGACAAAAATATTCGCCAGTGCGTCATCGTTATAACGGTAGTTAAACTCGGTTACTGCTCTGCCACCAATCAGGTTACAAAACTCAAAGAATGCACCTTGACGTTCTGGGATGGTTACGGCTAATAGACCTTCACGTTTCTCACCCAGTTCGCAACGCTCAGAGACATAACGCAGACCGTGGAAGTTGGTGTTCGCACCCGATAAAACCGTACCTAAGTTTTTACCTTTAAGCTCATTTTGCTCGGCAAACTTCTTAAGGCCAGCGAGTGCAAGCGCACCAGAAGGCTCGGCAATCGCACGTGTGTCTTCAAAAATGTCTTTGACCGCTGCGCAGATTTCATCGCTTGAGACTGAGATGTGGCCATCAATGTATTTCTGACATAGACGGAATGTCTCTTCACCAATGCGCTTAACCGCAACACCATCAGCAAACATACTGACCTGATCGAGAACGACTGGTTCGCCTGCATCGAGTGCTGCTTTCAGGCAAGCAGAGTCTTCTGGCTCAACGGCAATCACTTTGATTTCAGGCATCAACTGTTTCACCAGTACAGCGACACCTGCGGCTAAGCCGCCGCCACCGACTGGGACGAAGATATAATCAAGATGACCGTTTTGCTGCAGCATCTCCATACCAATAGTGCCTTGACCAGCAATGACCAACGGATGGTCAAACGGAGGAACAAAGGTATAGCCATGCTCTGCCGACAGACGCTCTGCTTCCGCTTTCGCTTCATCAAAGTTGCTGCCATGTAAAACCACGTTACCGCCAAAGCCGCGTACTGCCTCGACTTTGATGTCTGGGGTAGTCTTTGGCATCACTATGGTGGTCTTAATGCCAAGCTTTGTGCCGGATAGCGCCATACCTTGAGCGTGGTTACCTGCGGATGCTGCAATCACACCTGCGGCTTTTTGCGCTTCAGACAGGCTTGCCACCATGTTGTAGGCACCGCGTAATTTAAATGAGTGCACAGGTTGACGGTCTTCACGCTTGATCTGCACATTGTTACCAATACGAGCAGCAAGGCGAGGCATCTCCTGAAGTGGCGTTACCGTTGCCACTTCGTAGACTGGAGCTCTTAAGATCTGGCGCAGATAATCTGCGCCAGTTTGCGATGTCAGAGTCATAAGCTAGCCCTCTAGCTTAGATTTGTCTCGTACTGCACCTTTGTCAGCACTGGTTGCCATACTTGCGTACGCTTTAAGTGCAAATGAAACTTCACGTTGGCGGTCGACTGGTTTCCAGCCTAACTCGTCTTGTTTTGCACGGCGCTCAGCAAGCTCTTGT encodes the following:
- the ilvA gene encoding threonine ammonia-lyase, biosynthetic, which codes for MTLTSQTGADYLRQILRAPVYEVATVTPLQEMPRLAARIGNNVQIKREDRQPVHSFKLRGAYNMVASLSEAQKAAGVIAASAGNHAQGMALSGTKLGIKTTIVMPKTTPDIKVEAVRGFGGNVVLHGSNFDEAKAEAERLSAEHGYTFVPPFDHPLVIAGQGTIGMEMLQQNGHLDYIFVPVGGGGLAAGVAVLVKQLMPEIKVIAVEPEDSACLKAALDAGEPVVLDQVSMFADGVAVKRIGEETFRLCQKYIDGHISVSSDEICAAVKDIFEDTRAIAEPSGALALAGLKKFAEQNELKGKNLGTVLSGANTNFHGLRYVSERCELGEKREGLLAVTIPERQGAFFEFCNLIGGRAVTEFNYRYNDDALANIFVGVRLQGGQEELDNIIHDLREGGYPVVDLSDDEMAKLHIRYMIGGKPSKPLKERLYSFEFPEYPGALVKFLSTLGTHWNISLFNYRNHGADYGRVLCGFELDESDLSQFSAHLRELGYQCKDETDNPSYKFFLS